AAATCATATGTGGATGGCAAGAAAAACTGCAGTACAGAATTGAAGACACCTGTAGAGAAACGTACCTTTTTTTGTATCCACTCAGGAGCCTTGTTCAGCCTTAATGGACCTGCGACGCTGGTCAGACAGAAAGACTCTGCGAGGCCTTCGCTGGTTGCTGCGTGCTGTTTGTCTGGATTATCCAGAGCTCTGTACTCGAGTAGCCCAGGACAGCAAGAGGCCTCTGGAGCctcaagagagagagaagaatggaaaagcagaaaaagtgcGCAAAAAACCCAAAGTGGAACGGTAAGAGAGGCCTTAATATTTAGAGGACTCAAATATTGCACAGGATGGCAGCAACTTTAATATCAGATATTTTCTCACCCTAGAATTCGATCCAGCAAGTCGGACCTCCGTCAGGTTCATCGGCCCAAAGACAAGGAGAAAAATACCAAAGGGGAGGGAAAGTTGCAACCCATCCGGAATATGCTGCAGAAGGTCAGAAAAACATCTAgcatcctttaaaaaaaagtcgtACAGTCCAATGCAatttgaattagttttttttaattgagttTGTAGATTGCAGTGGGGTTGAACTAGTCTGCTGCTAGCCAAACCTaattatgtatatatacactactgttcaaaagtttggggtcacccagacaatttcatgttttccatgaaaactcacactttcattcatgtgctaacataactgcacaagagttttctaatcatcaattagcctttcaacaccattagctaacacgatgtagcattagaacacaggagtgatggttgctggaaatagatctctgtacccctatggagatattccattaaaaaatcagctgtttccacctagaatagttatttaccacattaacaatgtctaggctgtatttctcattagtttaatgttatcttcattgacaaaaaactgcttttcttaaaGATATTCTATTGAATCATATTGGGTTCTGAAAACCAACATAAATTCACAGCAGAGAAGATGGAATTAATTAGTTATTAGTTCAGTGATTTATCAGTCATCAAAATTGCTGCGGATCGACTTGAATTGGATAATAAATTAATAGATGTAGCTTTGCATGGTACCCTCTTCCTGTTCTAACTAAGGTCTGTGTCTCAGTGTCTTTCCAGCAATAATGTCAAAAGACTTTTTTCAGAAAAAGCAAATGTGTATTAATGGCGGTTGCATTTCAGGTAGCACAGATCCTCCTTCTGTGCATGAGGTTTCACCATCGTTGCATACCAGGACACTTAATAGAACTGATATATCATTGTTTTCTCCTGTGGTTTCTACAGTGAAGTCAAAATTTATATAGTTTGTTTGTGTCCTtgttaaaagtttaaaagatATATGTCACACTAAATAAAGGTTTTTCCTCAGGACACCACGCTGAAAAAGAAgctgaagacaaagaagaagaagaagcaggttAAGGTCAAGGAAGGTGAAAAAGATGAAGAACAGGCCAACgaacaagaagaggaagaggagggtgaCGGTAATGAAGGAGAGCAAGAAAACTCTGGTCATAGAGACAGAGCCAGCAGCGCCCTGATACCCCCCAGAAAAGGCAAACTGAAACGCAAAACTAAGGTTAAAGAAGAGACTCTGGATGTGCCGGAATCACCTGACAATGACAAGAAGCTGCTGAAAGGTTGTCATCAGTTAATAAAGGATTACAATTTGTAACctgtttgaaaataaaaatctaattattgtGTCTAATTATGTCTAGTCaaaggggaaaagaagaagaaagttgtgaaggtaaaaagaaaaaacaagatcaacacaGAGGAGGCGCCTGAAGCTTATTCTCAACCGGTGGACCTTTCTGCAACTTTTGGTGAGCCTCATCCACTTCTCCCATCCATCATTTAAACACAGCGACACTTCAGACTGTTCAATGATAAAATTACACATTCAACTTGAAAAAATGACTCTGTCTCTTGACAGATCTTTACCGAAAGGCGATCCAGGCTCTGAGGGAGCGTCAGGATCAGGGGCAGTGAGAGTGAATCCTTGGTTGTGTTTTGCCACCTGAGGGTGAAGATGTGGTGCACAGCAGTAGCTTCCATCACACAACATCACTTCACAAACTGATATTTCTGTATAATTTCCTATGTAGTAGGCTGATCCCTGAGCATTTggagtaaaattacagattccAATGTGCAGTGAAGGGCGGGTCTAAATAATTgttgaatcatttttaaaaaaagttaaattactaatataaaatgtttaaaaaaagatgaagatgaactttGTACTTGGCCAAAATGTTAAAGGGGATTTTGTTTGTATAAATTTATGCAGTTTTGAATGTAACAGAGTCATGATTTTTGAACTCTACtctttttatattattgtttggACATTTCCCAGCACTGGAAAAAGTCAGGAACATTGCTGAAGTGATGATCAGATATATGAAAATTGTATAATAAACATTTTGTCGCTATACTTGCATGGTTTCTTTTACGTGATTACTGTAAGTACTGCAGCTACAAGTTAGCTGCTACGTTtaagtgctgcttttctgtcatttcataaTTCTTCATGCAGTTCTCTACAACGCATTTCCTGTATCTGGAGAAGCGGTTTACCAGATGGCATAACAGATTTGAATCTCAGTgctacagtttctggctttcgCAGAGagattttgcagttttaccAATATTGATTGTGCTGTAATAGGCTTTAGTGATGACAAAGATTGTTAAACAGACGAAGGATAAACATACATTCTGCCATTATGATGAGTTTTACATGTAAGTCCGTAGTGTTAAATCATTATAATGATGCCTGTAGCGCTCACTGGTGaatttatgacattttcatcATATACAGTAACAGTATCCTCCTAAAATGTATCATTGAAAAGCTAAAGATTTTTGTTCAAGGTTTGTtatgccattaaaaacttaTCAAACTAATCAAATAGTATGAGGTATGACCTGAGGAGCTCTGATGGCAATATGGATGACTTAGATGGGCGAGTGTGTCTAAAGTGAGCAGGGTAAATTCTCATTTTAAACATATCCAACTGTTATGCTCTATAAAAAGCTATTCAGGCCTTCATTCAGCTGCTAAAAATGATTACTGACTATATACAATGAGGGAATAAATGGTGtagttttagatttttaggacaaacacaaacaccatcTGGGTCAGGGCCCTCAAATGTCTCACAAGCCAGTGGTAAGCTTTAATTATGCTCCCTTGTGGGTCgtcacacaaacagctgcaggcACAACCAATGTGATATTGATGTTATTGTTCTACTTTCTAATCCACTTTCAGGGCGTCACATACATGTGCAGTAAATCCACATCGACAAACTCCGCATATGCACACCGCTGTCCTTGTAGAGTAGTCTTGCATGGATAAATTTTGGGCTGCGTGTGAATGTCTGCAGAGGGATCCACACAAAATATTATCAGTTTGGCCAGGAATTTATGCCACATGGACTCTAGCGGACACAAAAAGTACTGGTCTTATGCCTTGTTCCCAGATACTTGTGTTTGTATAGGAATCAACTGGCACTCCATTCATTCCTAGAGGGACGTCCATGATCTCTGATGTGTTTGTGACACTCAAGTCTGGCTCAGTTACGTTGAAAAACCTGAACTATTGCTGCAGTGGATTACAGAGAGACTGGACTGTGTACCAGAGAGTGGGATGATGATTTAGCTAACAGGCTAGTCAGTTGCTTGACTATATTTATAATCAAATCATGGAAATGtacaattaaaaaagaaattagttTAGCTTGTTTAATAGATACTGTACTTACATAATGTACCTACATACGGTAGTGGTTTATATGTTTTGTaacaaaacatttcacacaCTGTTGGCTTCTGATTAGGTTCACTCCCATGGCTGCGCAGAATTTCTATCCATCTGTAATGAAAGTGGGAAAAGGAAGTATAGTATTAGACACTATACCCtactctatttttaaaaatccggatttaaaatttat
This Amphiprion ocellaris isolate individual 3 ecotype Okinawa chromosome 13, ASM2253959v1, whole genome shotgun sequence DNA region includes the following protein-coding sequences:
- the arl13a gene encoding ADP-ribosylation factor-like protein 13A, which translates into the protein MDIDLLLYQFQRRWWPLCTPCSPQVNMFNLMSNCCSWVSKIQEPIRKVTILVVGLDKAGKTSSIRGMLRVPHSVDAGPTHGCIRNELRVENSLVTLLDVGGSAESRGAWRELCGEAHGIIFVLDSSDRQRIKEVKEVLADLLKQPRVAGKPILVLANKQDKMNALLGSELIEILSLEKLVNQSRSLCHIEPCSALMDLRRWSDRKTLRGLRWLLRAVCLDYPELCTRVAQDSKRPLEPQEREKNGKAEKVRKKPKVERIRSSKSDLRQVHRPKDKEKNTKGEGKLQPIRNMLQKDTTLKKKLKTKKKKKQVKVKEGEKDEEQANEQEEEEEGDGNEGEQENSGHRDRASSALIPPRKGKLKRKTKVKEETLDVPESPDNDKKLLKVKGEKKKKVVKVKRKNKINTEEAPEAYSQPVDLSATFDLYRKAIQALRERQDQGQ